The sequence TACTTTCAACAAGACAGGCTTGTGCGGGAAAAAAAGAGCCCAGACCCTGGAATTAGGAGATTTGTCTTCTTCTCCAGAGTGTTGTCAGCAGTTCTATaccagtttcctttgctgtaaaaTAAGTGGGTCAGGGTGGCCAGTAACCATAGTGCTGCTAATACTACTGAAATTGGGACTGATGACTATGTTTCTCCACCGGCCAGTCAAGCAGGACTGAATATGCTCAGTGGTTGCAGCCATGGAAGCCTTAGAAAGCTAAGTGGGCCTGTGCTGCCACCTGCTGGCCAGCTGCCTTATAACCTCTGAACTAGAGGTTATCGTTTTCTTTCTAGTTCGGCTTTCTAGTTTCTAGCAAATGTTTCAGTTTAGTGAGGTTTTCTGGTTgttgtttgttctgttttgtagCATCTGCCCTATGGGGAATTCGGGGTAACTTTCAGGTCAATCTGGTCATCCAATTATCAGAAGGCAGGGGTGTGTGGGAATCCAGGCGTtacaccagctcctctgtccctaaaggagagaactgggttcaagaaacccattcattcattcggtTCAGATGATATGTATCAGGATCTACTGGGAGCTAATTAGCTGTGGGTTTAAATCGCGTACTGCCCCAGCCCCCTGATTCTGGGAGAATCCTCAGTAGCTGTTATTTACAGAGCGGCAGACGTACAAAGCTTTTGGCCTGAGTTTTCCTATTGGCTCTACCCTGGGGGGTAGCTCAGTGTGGCTGTTTTCTGGGGGAAGTGGAGCccttgaaagtgaagtagctTGCTCATGGTCGTGCGGGTGGCCAAGAGGAATGGTCAGGGTTTGGGGCAGCCTTCTGCATCTCTTAgcttctctgagcttcacttCACTCATCTGTACAATAAGCATAAAAGTACCTACGAAATAAACGAGATAGTACTAGTAAAGCACTTATGTCAgagcctggcctgtggggaccaAGGATGAAGATTCCAGCCCTGGGCTAGGCCTTGGGTTTAACTGCTTAAGCAACAGTCAAACTGCCTTCCAAGATAGCGGCACcgtttcacattcccaccagcagtgtattgAGGGTTCCAGTCTCTCACCGCCTCCCACAAAACTCACTGCTATCTGTCTTTGTTTTCAGCcaacccagtgggtggggagtgtgtgaagtggcatctcatgtagttttgatttgcatttccctgatggctgatgatattgagcatcttttcctgtgcttgttggccatctgtttaTCTTGTTTGGAGAGACATCTGTTCAGATCCTAGCATAGTCCTTTTGTCACACTGTGCAATAATGCAAATTAGAAGAAGGATCAGGAGTAAGACCGGAGTTTACCGCATCCCAAGCAAAACACCAGCGAATGTCTCCAGCCAAGTCTTCCTAAACCCATTCCTGCTCCATTTATGCAAAATGCTTCTTTGTCCCCATCTTTCACTTTGTCCCTCTCTAGACACTGTATTCCACGTCACAGGTGCCCCCGCTTCTTGCCCAGCACTAGTCTCCTTGAACCCTAAACTTGGGCATCTTTGGATGAATGCAGGAGTCACTTCTTGGAGAAATCTGTGCTTCATCTcgtggctcctctgcccattttccCCAGGACTTTTAAACAACACCCCACATTCCTGCAGGACCAGGCTGGGAAGGACGCACTTCCACCCCCTGCTCTGGGTTGAGAGGAGCCAGACCATCGCGCTCCTACAGAATCCTAATTATTATCGTCATGCTTCTCCATCACTCCACACCTGACAAATAAGAATTAGATGGTGAAGGAGTCTTGCTCCAGAACCTGGGGTGGTCCCAGTCTCCCTGAGACCAGTCTTCCAGACTCGAAGCTCCAGGAAGGCAGCAGGCAGTGTTGTTCATTCACTATGGTAACCCCAGGCCGCAGCACACCAGTTGGTACTTAGTATAAGGTCAATACgtatttgttcaatgaatggatagatggataggtgACCGCGTTCGAGCACTGTTCTGGCTTCATCCCTCCAACACATCCCTTGGCGGGGGGGTATTTTTCCCATTTTGGAGGTGAAGAGGCTGAGACTCAGAATGTAGGGGCCAAGGACCGAGCCAGACCTGAGACGCCCCAAGGCGTCTCCGTGGTCGGGGAACTCACCCATCTCTCCCCGCAGGTACTACGCGCCACCGGCACCTACCTCAGCCCCCTCTGTCCGAGCAGCCGCTGAGTGGCCCCCCGCCGCCCGCTCCCGGCTGGCCCGGGGGCCCCGGCACTCCGTCCAGCTGGACCTGAAGGACCTGGAGGAGCTCAACAAGGCCCTGAGTCGGGCGGTCGAGGCTGCCGAGAGCGTCCGCTCCACCACCCAGCACATGAGCCGCTCGCTGTCGGCCGAGCTGCGCCAGGCCCGCGGCCTGCGGGGCTCCTGCCTCTTCTGACTGCGCTTGAGGCTCAGGGACACGCGGCGGGCAGGGGCCTGGCGGTCCCCTGTCGCCCCCCCGGCCCAGGCCAGAAGGCGCCGAGCCGCTCCCAGAGGCCCCGCAGACCCTCACGAGGAAGGCCCCCTGCGCCCCGGGCCCGGCCTTCTCAGCCCCGGTGTTCCCAAAACGGAAGGAGTGTCAGTGGGTGACTCAGAGGAGTCACTTCCTAGCCTTGAAGGAGGTTGAGGCTGGGACTGAGGCCACCCTCTGCCCAGACGCATCTCTGGGAGGCCCCTGGCCTGCACGGGTCCATCTCCAGctaataatatgtattttatatacgaTGGacaggttgttttttgtttttttttttaactgaggcaTTTTTTTCTGGCCTTCAATCCCCTCTTCAATCCTAAGAGGGGATAGGGCCAGGGTCCCTGGTGAAAATTTGTCCCCCACCTATGACCAGCCGCTCCAGAGTAGCTGTCTCTGGGAAGGATGTGGCCGTGGACCTTCCTGCTGGTGACTAGTGGTCGGTCCATGGGGTACTTTGAGGCCATTGGAATATCTTAGAAGCGCCCAGCTTCCCCATGGTCAAGAGGCCTTTCCCACAGGCTTGCTGCAATGGAGACACCCCATAGGGGGCCCCAAAAAACCGTCCACCACGGTCCCCCCTCAGTACCTCATGCCAAGACCCCTGGCTCTCCCCTCGGACCCCTGTGGCATTGGGCCAGTGGCCAGCTTCCTGCCAGCTCCTGGTGTGTGCCCCTGAGGCCAGGCCTTCTGCTCCCCGACCCTGTAGCAGCTCAGACCTCAGCTTTTCTGGAATGTGTGTGCATCACTGATATTTGTATATGtggggcattaaaaaaaaaatctattttcgtTATGAGAGCAAATAAAGAAGAGTAAATATTgatctttaaaattgttttgtttttattttttggccatgccacgtggcatgtgggatcttagttccctgaccggggactgaacccgtgccccctgcagtggcagctCGGAGTTCTAACACTGGCCCATCATGGAAGTCCCTAAATGGTTATCTTAAGAAATGGAGGTCAAAGAACACCCCAAACATTCCCAAACCCACCCACATCTGTGGTGTATGTCATCCAATTGTGGTTTCTAAGGTCACGTTAGGGAGCAAAAGATTCGGTGCTGAGCAGAGCCCTGCCCCCGTAGGACAGGTTGGGTGCGCATTTCCAGGCTCTACCCGCCTGCCTTCCTTCTCCAACTTTACCCACTCAGAACCATGAAACTTTCCGCTGGAGGGGGTCTGCGAGGAGAGGCCGTCTGGCCAAGCCTCTTTTGTGAGACATTGTGAGCAAATTGGCGTCTTGACGAGCGCGAGCTTGGACTCTCTTTCCAATGCTCCTTTTGACACCAAACAACACCTGCTATTGACTGAGCATCTCCTAGATGCCAATCCTTGAGCTAAGTGTGCcccccattttattgatgaggagaCCGAGGTTCTGTCTACCGGAACTTGTGAtggtctgactccaaagtccatgtTCTTTGTGACTGTTTTACTCTCCCTAAACCTCCATGACATTTTCTCCCTGACTCCCGCTTCCTCTTCCCTTGGCCTTTTCTTCAGTCTTCCCCACCTCTCATCTCACTTGCTTCTCCAGAACccatttcaatttcatttttcagCTGATCCTTCTCAGGAGAGTTGACAATGGCATCTTGCTGAGAGGAAGGATTTCTTGTAGGTTCTGAGCCTCCAGGCCCACACCCTCGTGGGAAGTGGATAGGAACAGGGAGCCCAAGGTAGGGACCCAGGGCAGTGTCTCCAGCCTCAGTGCCCCAGCACAGCATGGCTGCAGCTTTGGACAAAGGCGGCTGGAGTCTTGGGGGTGTGGCTCTTTGGAGGATGCAAGTGGGTGAGCCACAGGACGGGGTTTCAGGAGCCAGGGTTATGGTCCTCTCACTCCAGATGGCTTAGGACCTGTGCACACAGAATACTTGAATTATTCAGTGCAACTTCTCTGCCACCTGCATCGTGCCGCTTCTCTCACATGACCACATATCACAGAAGCCTTGGGTCTGGAAGGAGAAcagccttctttttttatttttttaatgtttgtctatttatttatttggctgcaccagggccTTAGTTGCTacacgtgggatctttgttgctgcatgtgggatagttccctgaccagggccggagcccaggccccctgcgttgggagcatggagtcttagccgctggaccaccagggaagtcccagacaccCGCCTTCCTTGCTGAACTCCTGGCTTCAGACTCTCAGTCCTCTATACACCTCTAAGTGGGTCTGCCTTGGACATGGCTCCACGGCGAGCGCTCCAATCACATACCCAGTTGTCTGGATTTGAGAGACTCTCCTTACCCCAggtgtcctttcttcctcctgcgTGACAGGCAGGCACTCTGGGGCCACCTCAAGGAGACACACAGCCCCTCTGGCCTGGCCCCGAGTCCTCTGAGCCTCTTGCATCCggcccctgccctggcccaggCACCTGCCTCTTCTAGGATGCTCATGGAAGACTCCAAGCTGgtctccctgccccctgccttgcccctccCAACTCACCTCCCCAGATGGCCAGGGTGACATCTATTAATAAAGTAAGGACCCTGGTGCCTGGCGCCACACTCCTGAGTCTTCACCACCCTCCATCTACCTGACCTCCTGCTCACGGCCCTCTGCCTCGATATTCCTTAAACAGATCTTTGGCTTCAGTGGGAACAGCAGGTGCTATCAAGCTCTCATCTCTCTAGAGGGGTTCAGGTGCCCCTTCCGGGTAGCCTTCCCAGACTCCCCACCAGAAGGAACCTCCCCTGTTCGGGGGTCCCTTGGCGCTCAACACATATGGCTGTCCGTTCTGGCACATGTGCTGGGGATTACAGCAAgggctctccaaccagggatcagctCAGGGCAGTTGATCAGCCAGGGCTGACCTCAGTTGACTCAGGCGGTcacatgaatgaatggatgaatgaacgcGCAAAGGACAATCTGACTGCACCAAAACAAACTTTATTGATGCAGCTGAGGGAACTGAGGCACAAAGGGTGAGCAGGGGGCTGAGGGTGGGTCCTCGTAGCCCCCCAGATCCTGACCCAATACTAGGACgcttctgtctccttcttcctttcctcctggtGCTGCTTCTCCAGCGGCCCACACATATCCTGGTGGGAGAAGACAGTGTGTGGTCAGGGAagggtgggctgggctgggcagaaGGCAGGGCCGACTGAGCCCAGGAAACCGATGTGCCAGGCCTGGCAGTGGGCACGGagcgggggtgaggggaggggctggccaGAAAGAGACTCTGGGTCTTCGGAGGGGAATGAGCTCTGGACTGTGGCACCAGCCCAGGCAGGGCTCccgctgggtgaccttgggcaggtcatttTCTCTCCGCGTCTCAGCTCATTCACCACTGAAACAGAGGCTCACACCCTCAACAACTGGCATGTCTGAGCACGTATTCCCTGTCTGCCCTTCTGTTGATCTCCTGGATTCCTCACACCTTTTTGAGGATgatgagagggaggttcaggGTGGCCTGGGGCCTGTCCCCCAGCCAGCAGATGGGGGAGGTAGGCTGCTGGTCGCGGGACCAACTCCGGGGCCTGTGTTCATAAGCTCTTTTCCGAAGTTCCCAAAAATGGGGGGCGGTGATTTGTGCCACAAGTGGTCATGGGAAATGACCTTCAGTGGCAGGCAGATggagatgttttcattttaacaatCATGAAAGTATTTCACGTATATCAAAAAAGGGTAGCCAGCTTATCAGCTCTGTGACTTCAGATATTGCACAGGACTAGACCAAGGAAAGCCTTTCATTTAACACAGATTTAAAGGAAAGCATCAAGAGGATACAGAAAATTCTCAGTCATAGCAAAAATCAGGACAGTGGTCCTGGACTTGCAGTTTGGGTGACTCCAAAACCATAAGACCTATTGCCCATCACACGGGCATTAGAGGCCTGGGGTGTGGCAGGCAGCAGCTGTAAATGATCATTTCCTGTATGTGTCTCTTTTCCGTTTGCCGCAACTTGGCTCTGCTCTTCCCCTCCTGCTAGGTTTTCCAGTCCCCCCACGTGCTCCAGGCATCCTCCCTGATTTCCCAGTGACTTTTCCCTCCTGGACACTCATCCATCCCCTGGGGATCCTGCAGGGAAGCCGGTGCTTGAACAGGATGTCCTGTCTCGCTGGGCAGGCTTGACTGCCAGCTTGCCTCTCTAGGCCTCTGAGGCTGCCCAAGGGGGGACCACCCTCAGGGTGAGCACTACCCCATCCTCCTTGCACTCACCTTCTTCTCGTCGCTGTATGTGACTTCTGATTCCTGGATGCCTATGCACTTGATGACATCTAAGAACTCTTTCTTCTGCTCCTGGGTCACCTCCGGCTTGTCAGCTACAAGAGGGAACAAGGGGCCAGGTGGGGATGCTGGGAGGCCTAAGTGGGAGGCCAGGGAGGGCTGGGGTTCTGGGGATCTAGCCCGGGGAGTGGTGGTCCTGGGGTGAGGCTTGGGGGGAGTGGGGGTTTGGGACATCTACCATAGAAAGACACCCCCACATTCTTTGTGCCATTCCAGGAGGCAGCAAGCATGAAGGTCCTGAGGTGCTTGTTGAGCAGCAGGTCAGCAAAGTGTTCTCTGTCCGACtctgaaaaagaaaacctctgGTGAGACCACGGGAAACCACAATGGTTCCCGTCTCATGGGCGAGGAACGGGAatgtgcccaaggccacacagccgaTCCAGGAAGGCCAGGGGCCGCTGGTCCCTCGCTCCTGCCGTGTGCCAGGCTCCGCATCGAGTGCCCTCCATGTGTACAATCTTAGGAGCCTCACGTGGACCGTGGTTGTCAAGGCCTTTATCTCCccgtcttacagatgaggaaaccagacTCAGACAGGAGGCTCCGGGCTGCAAAGTAACATCTGTTCAATTCCATCAGCTCTTACTGGGTGCCCTCTTCGCAGTGTTAGTGGGACATGGGTGAAGTTACTGCCTGCCCCATACAGGCTCCTACCTTTACCTCGCAGAAGATATGGAGTAATTGACTGAGACGTAGGACTGGAGCCAGCCTGGGGTTTAGCTCTTAGTTCTAATTgtaagctgtgtgacctcgggcaaaTGCCTTGAcgtctctgtttctctgtttccccatctgaacACTATGATGTCCTCCTGGGGTTGTTAGTGAGTATGAAGGGGATTAACTGTAAAGCTCttcaaacagtgcctggcacacagcaagaaCTTGAAAATGCTGGCAGTTATCACTGATTATTTGCTGTGTGCAGGTACTAGGACCACAGAGATATAAGCAGTCCTCCAGGCCCCCTCCTTGAGGCTGGACAACTCACCATCTCCCCACTCCACACAACAGCCCTCCACCTGAAGGCTGGCTCTCACCAATTTTAGACATGGTCCCATTCTGACGATAGATGTTTATGGTGCTGCGGTTGTAGATGCACTTGTCCGCACTATAGCCAGACAGAAGCGGGGAGAAAAACAGTAAGACGGTCAAAGAGAAGTGCACGATCACCCATCGCAGTCAATGAGTCAGATGACGATTAGAGTCaatgtcccctcccctcccccctgcaaTTCCATCGATGGGGAGGCTGAGGCTGAGGCAAGGAGGAAAGTTGGACTCGCCCAAGGATTTTCTGCAGCTGGGAGTGAAAGCCAGAAGCTAGGGCTAGCAGTGTGGGCCCTCACATGGTCTGGTAGTCTCTGACGATCAGCTTGTCCTCTGCATGCCTGGGCTCAAAGTAAAAGAAAGCCGCCTGGATCATTCTAGCTGACTCATTGTACTCAGGGTTTCGGAAAGCGGAGCCGATATAAAACCACTTGCCAGTGAGCTGGGGAGAAGCCAGGAATTGATGATGCAGCCAAATCCTTGACAGTCAGCTAGGATAAGACTTAGCAGATCTCTGCTCTGCTTTTGCAAACAAGGAGACTGGGGCCCCAGATGAGGAGCGATCATACAAGAGCTCACTCAGGGAACCAGGTGTCTCCCCAAATGCCCCCCAACCGCTGGGCAGCCCCTCCCCGCCTAGGACAGAATTGTTCTCTGCTGAGGGACCTTGCAAGGAGACGTCTGAATTTGGAGGCAGAGAAATGCCTCTGGAGGCCGGTCGGAATTTCAGCCCAGGCCccaggagagaaaaggagggtATCAGGTGGGCAAAAGAAAGCCCAGGGAGGGAAGCCGCTGCCCACGGTTCTCAGGGAGTCAGGCACTTACCCAGTCCATGGTGGCATTGGTAATGGGGGCCACAGTTGTCAGGTTGACGCACTCGGGGCTCTGGGCAtccagcaggggaaggaggctcAGGACAGTGAGGGCCCAAAGCAGCGCCATGCTGAGACCAGGAGACACCTGCTGCCAAGCAAGCTGGTGGTTGGAAGACGTCAGTGACTTTTATAAAGGAGTTGTGGGCGGGTCCCTAGGACCCAGCTGTGACACAATCTGGAAAACTGTTGTGAAATGTCTTGCACAAATCCTTCCATCCGTCCTGCAAAGCCAGCTGTAGGTAAAGCTTGCAAGCCTGGGTCTAATTTGGGTCCCTAACCTGGAGGAGTTACCAGGGTCCAAAGGTTTGGACCTGAGTGGCACTAGTTAATGTGTTTAGATAATGATCCAGGTGCCTGTAAACAAAGTCTCCTGTTTTCATTCAATTCCTATTCTATTAAGCGCCAAGACTTaaaggtcagtcagtcagttcagtcactcagtcatatctgactctgcgaccccatggactgcagcatgccaggcctccctgttcattaccaattcccggagtttactcaaactcatgtccacggagtcggtgatgtcatccaaccatctcatcctctgtcatccccttctcctcctgccttcaatgtttcccagcatcagggtcttttccaatgaatcagttctttgcatcaggtagccaaagaattggagtttcagtttcagcatcagtccttccagtgaatattcaggactgatttcctttaggatggacaggttggatctccttgcagtccaagggactctcaagagtcttctccaacaccacatttcaaaagcatcagttcttcggcgctcagctttctttatagtccaactctcttaaAGGACCCAGCTGTAAATCAAGTGCTGACGGCAACTCAGAGAGTTTCCAGGCGAGTGTGGTGTATACGGGAATGAGTGGGGGAGGGTTTTAGGGGTAGGATGTGTGGGCAAACATGGGATCAATCCCAAATGTGTGTGGAGAAACCTGAAACAAAAATCCAGAGGGGACCCAACTCAATCCTGGAGGCAGGGACATTTCCAAAAGAAAGGGATCTCTAAGTTGAATGTCCATTTCCAGTATTGAGTGAGTgagagaaagtcgctcagttgtatccgactttttgtgactccatggactatgcagtccatggaattttccaggccagaatactggagtgggtagccattcttctcctggagatcctcccaacctccagatccagcccaggtctcctgcactgcaggcagattctttaccgtctgagccaccagggaagcaaatgtattgggttggccaaaaagttcactcgaGTTTTTCCATAAGGTGTTACAGGAGATGAATGAATATTTTGGCCAAGCTGATACAACTTAAAGCACCTCTCAACATCTAAAATAGGAAATGGTCTCTGTGTTTTCTCTACCCGCTGCTGGTTGAGCAGCGAGCTTGCCTCTATTTTCCCCAATATGTTCTCAGTCCTGGAACAGTGCCCAGCAAGGAGCAGACATTCAGTATAAACCAGGGAATAAATAATTCCACtgctcatttgcatttctatgtgATGGAGTCAAATCTTTATTTGTATAAATAGATTCCAAAAATATTATTATGATAGGCTTACCATTTTGTATTCTTATTCATTGCATACATTTGAATAATTTTTCCTGTGTCGGTGTAGCCAGCAGTTGTAATTTGAATGGATGAATAACCTTTCATTCACTTCCTGGATTCTAACTTCCCTAAACATGTCCCCTCTTTATACCTAGagcattttattctgttttttttttcttccaactttattgagatgCAGTTGCCTATAGCATCTTAGATTGTAATTTTTCC comes from Dama dama isolate Ldn47 chromosome 16, ASM3311817v1, whole genome shotgun sequence and encodes:
- the ORM1 gene encoding alpha-1-acid glycoprotein 1, which translates into the protein MALLWALTVLSLLPLLDAQSPECVNLTTVAPITNATMDWLTGKWFYIGSAFRNPEYNESARMIQAAFFYFEPRHAEDKLIVRDYQTIADKCIYNRSTINIYRQNGTMSKIESDREHFADLLLNKHLRTFMLAASWNGTKNVGVSFYADKPEVTQEQKKEFLDVIKCIGIQESEVTYSDEKKDMCGPLEKQHQEERKKETEAS